The DNA sequence CCGCAGCGCCGTCGAGGGCGCGAACGCCGTCGGCGATCTCGCGTCCCTCCTCAAGCGGCTCGACGCGCTCGGGGGCACGGTCGAGGAGCTCACGGAGCAGCAGAGCGCCGAGGCCCGTGCGGCTCTCGAGCAGGCTGTCGCGGAGCGCACCGCGATCGTGGAGGAGGCGGAGGCCCTCGCCGCCCAGGACCCGGCCCGGACCCAGTGGAAGCAGACGAGCGCTCAGCTCGACGCGCTCTTCGCGCGTTGGCAGTCGCACCAGCACGACGGCCCGCGGCTGCCCAAGAACGAGGCCAACGAGCTCTGGAAGCGCTTCCGCGCGGCGCGGTCGACGATCGAGCACAACCGCAAGGCGTTCTTCGCCGAGCTCGACAGCCAGCACCGCGACGTGCGCACACGCAAGACTCAGCTCATCGAGGAGGCCGAAGCGCTGATCCCGCGCGGCGCCGACGGGGTTCCCGAGTACCGCCGCTTGCTCGACCAGTGGAAGCTCGCCGGACGCGCCGGCAAGAAGAACGACGACGCCCTGTGGGCTCGTTTCAAGGCCGCCGGCGACGCGATCTACTCGGCCAAGGCCGAGGTCGACGCCCGCGACAACGAGGAGTACGAGGCCAACCTCACGGCCAAGCTCG is a window from the Leifsonia sp. AG29 genome containing:
- a CDS encoding DUF349 domain-containing protein, with protein sequence MATSDQHPWGRVDETGTVFVREGDGERAVGQYPDGTPEEAIAYFERKYTDLAGQVSLLEQRARRGAPAQDVAKSVANLRSAVEGANAVGDLASLLKRLDALGGTVEELTEQQSAEARAALEQAVAERTAIVEEAEALAAQDPARTQWKQTSAQLDALFARWQSHQHDGPRLPKNEANELWKRFRAARSTIEHNRKAFFAELDSQHRDVRTRKTQLIEEAEALIPRGADGVPEYRRLLDQWKLAGRAGKKNDDALWARFKAAGDAIYSAKAEVDARDNEEYEANLTAKLALLEEAEPLLKATDRESARAQLLSIQERWDAIGRVPRDQVRPIEDRLRRVEAAVRRLDEEHWEKNNPEKKARSEGLASQLNAAIAKLEQELEEAKASGDARKVKEAQEALDARRVWLDALR